In Synechococcus sp. HK05, one DNA window encodes the following:
- a CDS encoding radical SAM protein: MLAFPSTYTVGITSLGYQVVWATLAQRSDVDVRRLFTDQGDAPHRHCDLFGLSLSWELDGPVLLDLLEQQRIPLWAAERSDNDPIVFGGGPVLTANPEPLAPFFDVVLLGDGEQLLPAFIDALQACRSAPRPERLRQLAQVPGVYVPALYAPRYGPDGALLAVEPIEPGIPATVAKQTWRGNTLSHSTVITPEAAWPSIHMVEVVRSCPELCRFCLASYLTLPFRTPSLDDGLIPAVEKGLTATQRLGLLGASVTQHPQFGDLLTWLDGDRFEGTRVSVSSVRAATVTPELGRILAKRGSKSLTIAIESGSERMRQVVNKKLATEEIHAAARYAKEGGLTGLKLYGMVGLPTEDDTDVEATAELLLALKKATPGLRLSLGVSTFVPKAHTPFQWQGVRPEAEKRLKLLAKRLKPKGIELRPESYGWSVIQALLSRSDRRLAPVIAAARGRHESLGGWKQAYRAVREGDAVFEGNPLPPPWEEVIQASWSADRVLPWEHLEGPLPKATLLKHQQEALA; this comes from the coding sequence GTGTTGGCCTTCCCAAGCACCTACACGGTAGGGATCACCAGCCTTGGATATCAGGTGGTGTGGGCCACGTTGGCCCAACGCAGCGACGTGGATGTGCGCCGGCTGTTCACCGATCAGGGGGATGCACCGCACCGCCACTGCGACCTGTTCGGCCTCTCGCTGAGCTGGGAGCTGGATGGCCCCGTGCTGCTGGATCTGCTCGAGCAGCAGCGCATCCCCCTCTGGGCCGCTGAACGGAGCGACAACGATCCAATCGTGTTCGGGGGCGGGCCGGTGCTCACCGCCAACCCCGAGCCTCTTGCCCCCTTCTTTGATGTGGTGCTTCTGGGCGACGGCGAACAGCTCTTGCCCGCCTTCATTGACGCCCTGCAGGCCTGCCGCAGCGCGCCGCGGCCCGAGCGGTTGCGGCAGCTGGCCCAGGTGCCGGGTGTGTATGTGCCTGCGCTCTACGCGCCGCGCTACGGCCCAGACGGGGCGCTGCTGGCCGTGGAGCCCATCGAGCCGGGCATTCCCGCCACCGTGGCCAAACAAACCTGGCGCGGCAACACCCTCAGCCACTCCACGGTGATCACGCCGGAGGCAGCCTGGCCCTCCATCCACATGGTGGAGGTGGTGCGCAGCTGCCCGGAGCTCTGCCGCTTCTGCCTGGCGAGCTATCTCACCCTGCCCTTCCGCACGCCCAGCCTCGACGACGGTTTGATCCCCGCTGTGGAGAAAGGCCTCACCGCCACCCAGCGCCTGGGGCTGCTGGGCGCCTCCGTGACCCAACACCCCCAGTTCGGCGACCTGCTCACGTGGCTCGATGGCGATCGCTTCGAGGGCACCCGGGTGAGTGTGAGCTCGGTTCGGGCCGCCACGGTGACTCCGGAGCTGGGCCGGATCCTGGCCAAGCGCGGCAGCAAATCCCTCACCATCGCCATCGAAAGCGGCAGTGAACGGATGCGCCAGGTGGTGAACAAAAAGCTCGCCACCGAGGAGATCCACGCCGCGGCTCGCTACGCCAAAGAAGGCGGACTCACGGGCCTGAAGCTCTACGGGATGGTGGGCCTCCCCACGGAAGACGACACCGATGTGGAAGCCACCGCCGAACTGCTGCTGGCCCTGAAGAAAGCCACACCCGGGTTGCGGCTCAGCCTGGGGGTGAGCACCTTCGTGCCCAAGGCCCACACGCCCTTCCAGTGGCAGGGCGTGCGGCCGGAGGCAGAAAAACGGCTGAAGCTGCTGGCCAAACGCCTCAAGCCCAAGGGAATCGAACTGCGGCCGGAGAGCTATGGCTGGAGCGTGATCCAGGCGCTGCTCTCACGCAGCGACCGGCGCCTGGCTCCGGTGATCGCCGCGGCACGCGGTCGCCACGAAAGCCTGGGGGGCTGGAAACAGGCTTACCGCGCCGTGCGCGAGGGCGATGCGGTCTTCGAAGGCAATCCCCTGCCACCGCCCTGGGAGGAGGTGATCCAGGCCAGCTGGAGCGCTGATCGGGTGTTGCCCTGGGAGCACCTGGAGGGTCCTCTGCCGAAGGCCACCCTGCTCAAGCACCAGCAGGAAGCACTGGCCTGA
- a CDS encoding right-handed parallel beta-helix repeat-containing protein produces the protein MDFTVSNLNDSGAGSLRWAIGEANQRSGFDQILVDSSLSGGTISLSSDLEIIRDAVAINGLLSESGLAAIALDCNGHQGLIFKGKTAAGSSLNGFALGNASGDGIVLDASNIRIQNNLIGVALDGTTAQSNQGHGITITSRSSNNLIGTLDPLTGVPLDQQRSNVISANGGSGINIEGGDRNRIANNRIGTSADGSADLGNGGHGIRLWNRADHNRIGGAAHDGNDPTQGEFQRPGQGNLISGNTLNGVLISDGSRNNRLLGNFIGTNAEGTSALGNGGDGVAIIKANHNGLIGTTRNQSPFIYYNVVSGNSGNGLRVRNSHAITIHANFFGLGADNATIVANRGDGALIEGTSRNIQYGGVIPLGNVNAGNEGNGINVTDHVRNFITFNTFAGLTAFGGIAPNQQSGIRISSDGGKNQVRTNVMASNARHGLHITGNARDIWVDPNIIGLNTYGTEAIYSEGDQTISWGNNQDGIRVDGNASNILIAGNRRSVIPQNTISNNDGYGIALDGRARNITIDETYVGLASVGIREFGNKQGGINVGPGTRKISIGQAENKTNGNRISGNNGSGISLSNPVNAKLFNNRLRNNTGSGVVFNGGINNTLIGNRANTNQEYGFAISTAQQTNAARNRGQGNGQGLYG, from the coding sequence ATGGATTTCACGGTCAGCAACCTCAATGACTCCGGCGCCGGCAGCTTGCGCTGGGCCATTGGCGAGGCCAATCAACGATCCGGGTTCGACCAGATTTTGGTCGACAGCAGCCTCAGCGGAGGCACGATCAGCCTCAGCAGCGACCTGGAGATCATCCGCGATGCTGTGGCCATCAACGGCCTGCTGTCGGAATCGGGACTCGCCGCAATCGCGCTCGACTGCAACGGACACCAGGGCCTGATCTTCAAGGGCAAGACGGCAGCGGGTTCCAGCCTGAACGGGTTTGCATTGGGCAACGCCAGCGGCGATGGGATCGTGCTCGATGCTTCAAACATCAGGATCCAGAACAATCTGATCGGAGTGGCCCTGGATGGCACAACAGCACAGAGCAACCAAGGCCACGGGATCACGATCACCAGCCGCTCCAGCAACAACCTGATCGGCACCCTGGACCCCTTAACGGGCGTTCCACTGGATCAGCAACGTTCGAATGTGATCAGCGCCAATGGCGGCAGCGGCATCAACATTGAGGGAGGTGATCGCAACCGCATTGCCAATAACCGCATCGGCACCTCAGCCGATGGCAGCGCGGACTTGGGCAATGGTGGCCATGGGATCAGGCTTTGGAACCGAGCCGATCACAACCGCATTGGGGGCGCCGCCCATGACGGCAACGATCCCACCCAGGGGGAGTTTCAGCGGCCGGGCCAAGGCAACCTGATCTCGGGCAACACGCTGAACGGCGTACTGATCAGCGATGGCTCTCGCAACAATCGCCTGCTGGGCAACTTCATCGGCACCAACGCCGAAGGGACCAGCGCCTTGGGCAATGGCGGTGATGGTGTCGCCATCATCAAGGCGAACCACAACGGCCTGATCGGCACGACTCGCAACCAGAGCCCATTCATCTACTACAACGTTGTCAGCGGCAACAGCGGCAACGGCCTCCGCGTACGCAACAGCCATGCCATCACCATCCACGCCAACTTCTTCGGCCTGGGTGCCGACAACGCCACGATCGTTGCCAACCGAGGCGACGGCGCTCTGATTGAGGGCACCTCAAGAAACATTCAATATGGCGGCGTGATTCCTCTGGGCAACGTGAACGCCGGCAACGAGGGCAACGGCATCAACGTGACCGACCACGTGCGCAACTTCATCACCTTCAACACCTTTGCGGGCCTGACCGCCTTCGGAGGCATTGCACCGAATCAACAAAGTGGCATCCGCATCAGCAGCGATGGCGGCAAAAACCAAGTTCGCACAAATGTGATGGCGAGCAACGCGCGCCACGGCCTGCACATCACGGGCAATGCTCGCGACATCTGGGTGGACCCCAACATCATCGGTCTCAACACCTATGGCACCGAAGCCATCTACAGCGAAGGCGACCAAACCATCTCCTGGGGCAACAACCAAGACGGCATCCGCGTGGATGGCAACGCCAGCAACATCCTGATCGCCGGCAACCGACGCTCCGTCATTCCTCAAAACACAATCTCCAATAACGACGGCTACGGCATTGCCCTCGACGGCAGGGCCCGCAACATCACCATCGACGAGACCTATGTCGGTCTCGCGAGCGTGGGCATCAGGGAATTCGGCAACAAGCAAGGTGGCATCAACGTTGGTCCCGGCACCCGCAAGATCAGCATCGGCCAGGCCGAGAACAAAACGAACGGCAACCGGATCAGCGGCAACAACGGCAGTGGCATCAGCCTGAGCAATCCTGTCAACGCCAAGCTGTTTAACAACCGTCTCAGAAACAACACCGGAAGTGGTGTTGTTTTTAATGGTGGCATCAACAACACCCTGATCGGCAATCGCGCCAACACCAATCAGGAGTACGGCTTTGCCATCAGCACAGCCCAGCAAACCAACGCCGCCCGCAATCGAGGCCAAGGCAACGGCCAAGGGCTCTACGGCTGA
- a CDS encoding ClC family H(+)/Cl(-) exchange transporter, giving the protein MIGERVSLHPQSWRASRNLERLIEQRWPAVVITLLVTSLGAAVTGLLFKTGVGWLGSWRLRLLELASPWLVLPLLGATGGALSGLMVQQLAPAAAGSGIPHVMRFLARQRVPMQLRVAVVKLVAGIVAIGSGFPLGPEGPSVQMGSSVGWQMARWFKAPPSLMRVIVAAGGGAGIAAVFNAPLGGFFYAIEELLRQAGPVLLLLVFSTAFLGSFWADLMGLAGMGSKAAGIGNGGFQLVSEYSPHLSFMPRDLVYLVVLGAAVALLAELYSRYVVGMQRLGVRWLPDRLVLRMMVGGLVIGLVYAALPAEFRNTAALQHVIADGHVEVDRAIGIFLLLFFGTGLAAATGAPGGLFAPMLTLGGSIGLVAAGWAEVTTGHAPSTFVFAGMAAFIAACARSPITAVFLVFALTKNLLILKPLLVCAVASTVMASILHEQSIYKRQLKLMNSLR; this is encoded by the coding sequence TTGATTGGTGAACGGGTCTCGCTGCATCCTCAAAGCTGGAGAGCGAGCCGAAATCTGGAGCGGCTGATTGAGCAGCGCTGGCCAGCGGTGGTGATCACCTTGCTGGTCACCTCGCTCGGGGCAGCCGTCACCGGTTTGCTGTTCAAAACCGGGGTGGGCTGGCTCGGCAGCTGGCGACTACGCCTGCTGGAGTTGGCGAGCCCCTGGCTGGTGCTGCCCCTGCTCGGGGCCACAGGCGGCGCCCTGTCCGGGTTGATGGTGCAACAGTTGGCACCGGCTGCCGCCGGCTCCGGCATCCCTCACGTGATGCGCTTCCTGGCGCGTCAGCGGGTGCCGATGCAGCTGCGGGTGGCCGTGGTGAAACTGGTGGCCGGCATCGTGGCCATCGGCAGCGGCTTCCCGCTCGGGCCAGAGGGCCCTTCGGTGCAGATGGGCAGTTCGGTGGGCTGGCAGATGGCGCGCTGGTTCAAGGCCCCGCCATCGCTGATGCGCGTGATCGTGGCGGCCGGCGGCGGTGCCGGCATCGCGGCGGTGTTCAACGCGCCCTTGGGCGGCTTCTTCTACGCGATCGAAGAACTGCTGCGCCAAGCGGGCCCGGTGCTCCTGCTGTTGGTGTTCAGCACCGCGTTCCTGGGGAGCTTCTGGGCTGATCTGATGGGCCTGGCGGGCATGGGTAGCAAAGCAGCGGGCATCGGCAACGGCGGCTTTCAGCTGGTGAGCGAATACAGCCCCCACCTCAGCTTTATGCCCCGTGATCTGGTGTATCTGGTGGTGCTGGGAGCCGCCGTGGCGCTGCTGGCTGAGCTCTACAGCCGTTACGTGGTGGGGATGCAGCGCCTGGGGGTGCGCTGGCTCCCGGATCGATTGGTACTGCGGATGATGGTTGGCGGCCTGGTGATCGGCCTTGTGTACGCCGCCTTACCGGCCGAATTCCGCAACACCGCAGCGCTGCAACACGTGATTGCCGATGGCCACGTGGAAGTGGATCGAGCGATCGGCATCTTTTTGCTCCTGTTCTTTGGCACTGGCCTGGCGGCCGCCACAGGGGCTCCGGGGGGACTGTTCGCACCGATGCTCACCCTGGGGGGCTCCATTGGCCTGGTAGCCGCCGGCTGGGCGGAAGTGACCACCGGTCACGCACCGAGCACCTTCGTGTTCGCCGGCATGGCGGCCTTCATCGCCGCCTGCGCCCGCTCACCGATCACAGCGGTGTTCCTGGTGTTCGCCCTCACCAAAAACCTCTTGATCCTCAAGCCGCTGCTGGTGTGCGCGGTGGCCAGCACCGTGATGGCCAGCATCTTGCACGAGCAATCGATCTACAAACGCCAGCTGAAGCTGATGAACAGCCTTCGATGA
- the acnB gene encoding bifunctional aconitate hydratase 2/2-methylisocitrate dehydratase — MVASSFLSDYRAAAAEREALGIPALPLTAAQAQDLTELLQAPPAGEEAFLLHLLSERIPPGVDEAAYVKAGWLSAVAQGKASSPLLSPVEAVNLLATMIGGYNVGALIELLSSADAAIAEAAATGLSRTLLVYDAYNDVLELAASNPYAKRVIDSWAAAEWFTAKPELPAEITVTVFKVEGETNTDDLSPATHATTRPDIPLHATAMLETRMPGGLELISQLKQKGHPVAYVGDVVGTGSSRKSAINSVLWHTGTDIPHVPNKRSGGVVLGGKIAPIFFNTAEDSGALPIECDVTALNSGDVITIRPYAGTIERAAGEPNAGEIVARFELKPSTITDEVRAGGRIPLMIGRALTDKVRAQLGLAASDLFIRPAAPADSGKGFTLAQKMVGKACGLPGVRPGTSCEPLMTTVGSQDTTGPMTRDEMKELACLGFSADLVMQSFCHTAAYPKPVDLKTHAELPDFISSRGGVALRPGDGIIHSWLNRMLLPDTVGTGGDSHTRFPLGISFPAGSGLVAFAAAIGAMPLDMPESVLVKFSGSLQPGVTLRDVVNAIPYVAIQQGLLTVEKAGKKNIFSGRIMEIEGLPDLKLEQAFELTDATAERSCAGSTIKLSVETVSEYLRSNVALLKNMIARGYSDERTLARRIKAMEEWLANPVLMEADADADYAAVIEINLDEISEPILACPNDPDNVKTLSEVAGDQIDEVFIGSCMTNIGHYRAAATVLEGQGENTARLWVCPPTRMDEEMLKQEGYYAIFEKAGSRMEMPGCSLCMGNQARVEDNTTVFSTSTRNFNNRLGNGAQVYLGSAELAAVCAQLGRIPTKDQYLAIAAAKIDPRGAELYRYLNFDQIEGFEDSGRVVSAEQEAKVLAEV, encoded by the coding sequence ATGGTTGCCAGCAGCTTCCTGTCCGACTACCGCGCCGCCGCTGCGGAACGTGAAGCTCTGGGGATCCCGGCCCTGCCGCTCACGGCCGCCCAGGCGCAAGACCTCACCGAGCTGCTGCAGGCCCCGCCCGCCGGCGAAGAAGCCTTCCTGCTGCACCTGCTCTCCGAACGCATCCCCCCCGGCGTGGATGAGGCCGCCTATGTGAAGGCCGGCTGGCTGAGCGCCGTGGCCCAAGGCAAGGCCAGCAGCCCGCTGCTGAGCCCGGTGGAAGCCGTGAACCTGCTGGCCACGATGATCGGCGGCTACAACGTGGGCGCGCTGATCGAGCTGCTCTCCAGCGCCGATGCCGCCATCGCTGAAGCGGCCGCCACCGGCCTGAGCCGCACCCTGCTCGTTTACGACGCCTACAACGATGTGCTCGAGCTGGCGGCGAGCAACCCCTACGCCAAGCGCGTGATCGACAGCTGGGCCGCCGCCGAGTGGTTCACCGCCAAACCCGAACTGCCGGCGGAGATCACCGTGACGGTGTTCAAGGTGGAAGGGGAGACCAACACCGACGATCTGTCGCCGGCCACCCACGCCACCACCCGCCCGGATATTCCCCTGCACGCCACGGCGATGCTGGAAACCCGCATGCCCGGCGGCCTCGAGCTGATCAGCCAGCTCAAGCAGAAGGGCCACCCCGTGGCCTATGTGGGTGATGTGGTGGGCACCGGCAGCTCCCGCAAATCCGCGATCAACTCGGTGCTCTGGCACACCGGCACCGACATTCCCCACGTGCCCAACAAGCGCAGCGGCGGCGTGGTGCTCGGCGGCAAGATCGCCCCGATCTTCTTCAACACCGCGGAAGACTCCGGCGCCCTGCCGATCGAATGCGATGTGACCGCCCTCAACTCGGGCGACGTGATCACAATCCGCCCCTACGCCGGCACGATCGAGCGCGCCGCCGGCGAGCCGAACGCCGGGGAGATCGTGGCCCGCTTCGAGCTCAAGCCCAGCACGATCACCGATGAGGTGCGCGCCGGTGGCCGCATCCCCCTGATGATCGGCCGCGCCCTCACCGACAAGGTGCGCGCCCAGCTGGGTCTGGCCGCCAGCGATCTGTTCATCCGTCCGGCCGCTCCGGCCGACAGCGGCAAGGGCTTCACCCTCGCCCAAAAGATGGTGGGTAAGGCCTGCGGCCTGCCGGGCGTGCGCCCAGGCACCAGCTGCGAGCCGCTGATGACCACCGTGGGCTCTCAAGACACCACCGGGCCGATGACCCGCGATGAGATGAAGGAGCTGGCCTGCCTGGGCTTTAGCGCCGATCTGGTGATGCAGAGCTTCTGCCACACCGCCGCCTATCCCAAGCCGGTGGACCTCAAAACCCACGCGGAGCTGCCCGACTTCATCAGCTCCCGCGGTGGTGTGGCCCTGCGCCCCGGCGACGGCATCATCCACAGCTGGCTCAACCGCATGCTCCTGCCCGACACCGTGGGCACCGGCGGCGATAGCCACACCCGCTTCCCCCTCGGCATTTCCTTCCCGGCCGGCTCGGGCCTGGTGGCCTTCGCCGCCGCCATCGGCGCCATGCCGCTGGATATGCCCGAATCGGTGCTGGTGAAGTTCTCCGGCTCGCTGCAGCCGGGCGTGACCCTGCGCGATGTGGTGAACGCCATCCCCTATGTGGCGATCCAACAGGGGCTGCTCACCGTGGAGAAGGCCGGCAAGAAAAACATCTTCAGCGGCCGGATCATGGAGATCGAAGGCCTTCCCGATCTGAAGCTGGAGCAAGCCTTCGAGCTCACCGATGCCACCGCCGAGCGCTCCTGCGCCGGCAGCACCATCAAGCTCTCGGTGGAAACCGTGAGCGAATACCTGCGCAGCAATGTGGCGCTGCTTAAGAACATGATTGCCCGCGGCTACAGCGATGAGCGCACCCTGGCCCGCCGCATCAAGGCAATGGAGGAATGGCTCGCCAACCCGGTGTTGATGGAGGCCGATGCCGATGCCGACTACGCCGCCGTGATCGAGATCAACCTCGATGAGATCAGCGAACCGATCCTGGCCTGCCCCAACGACCCCGACAACGTGAAAACGCTCTCGGAGGTAGCGGGCGACCAGATCGATGAGGTGTTCATCGGCTCCTGCATGACCAACATCGGCCACTACCGCGCCGCCGCCACGGTGCTGGAAGGGCAGGGCGAAAACACCGCCCGCCTCTGGGTGTGCCCCCCAACCCGCATGGATGAAGAGATGCTCAAGCAGGAGGGTTACTACGCCATCTTCGAGAAGGCCGGCTCGCGCATGGAGATGCCGGGCTGCTCGCTCTGCATGGGCAACCAGGCCCGTGTTGAGGACAACACCACCGTGTTCTCCACCAGCACCCGCAACTTCAACAACCGCCTCGGCAACGGCGCGCAGGTGTATCTGGGCAGTGCCGAACTGGCGGCGGTGTGCGCCCAGCTGGGCCGGATCCCCACCAAGGATCAATATCTGGCGATCGCCGCCGCCAAAATCGATCCCCGTGGGGCCGAGCTCTACCGCTACCTCAACTTCGATCAGATCGAGGGCTTCGAAGACAGCGGCCGCGTCGTGAGTGCCGAGCAAGAAGCCAAAGTGTTGGCAGAAGTGTGA